CAATTTCAAGCctttgtgaaatgtgtgtgtgctgccatATTCTGCCTCCGCTGCATGTTTTCTTACATGTTTAAAACGTATTGTTCTGTACTTGCCTGACACTTTAACCAGTCATTGTTGGTACATATTTCACTCCGCCCTAAGCCTTGCcataatgtttttctgtgtttagtAATTTGATCAtatgaatcacattttcttctttgtccgCCTCTGAAACATCAGCTTCAATCGGCTTCAACCCACATACACAGATTTTTATTAACATCCTTTATTGTCTGTTTCTAAGTTTCTGCTTTCAcctttttcatttaaagaaccctgagctgcattttatgctATGAAAAGCGCTATTTAATtaaaggttattattattagtagtgtTATAAACTGAACTACTGTGCTATAcatctttttgaaaaataatgttGAGAAACGaatacaataataaatgtgatgaataaattaaaaaacattaaatacttTTATACGAGTGctgaatgtatttaatttaatgaataaacgaaaaaaaacataaacaggaCAATTGGGTGTTGAGCTCTTTTTTAAAGgtgtttttatgaaaaaaaaaaatagagctGGTTTAGTGTCTGAATGGCCTCTGTGATAACTACAGTGATTACTACTGATTGATTATCATCACTGGCTCAGGAGGGTCAAAGTCAAGTTTaagttttttcaacatttcctttAAAACATTCAAGGAATATTTCTCATTGAAAACTAAATATTGAGGTGGACCAATATAACAAAGTACCCGACTCTCTAGTGATTCAACAAATACAGTTGTTACaatttctgcattttattttaatttacatatttaattagAGGATAAAATATGTATCATGATACAACTTTCTTCTTATATAAAAGTGTAAATGTATTGTAATGTTGCTATTAATTGAGAGGCCAGGGTACAAATAAtgacagtttgtcttttatGAGCCAAGGCAGTGACGCAGAAATGTATACGAGATAAGAGACACACGCGACAAGTGGTCGTAAGCCTTCCTCTTACACAACTAGTTATTGTATAAAACAGGCAGTTCCCGTGCACAGTCCCTGCTGTTTCACTCTGATGAGTGCGTTCACacagggaggagcagagaaaggTACGTCTCCCGTGTCTTTATCGAGTCTTCATCAAGTCTTTCAGCTGCCAATGTTTTATTATCCTGGACAGATGCAGCCTGTTGTTGCAACACGTGATCCAGTCCAACATTATACAAGCATCGTTTTGTAACTTGACCCAATTGGGTCCTTGAATTTTGAACATTCAAAATGATTTACTTCAAACTTTTGTATAGGTTTCCTGGTGATACACTTCACAGGAGGTTATAAGAAAAAGCTATaacttttctctgcagcctctgaatgTGCTAAATAAGGTTATTATTATCAATTGTGCTGCCCctgagggaggtcagaggtcaggttcAAACATGGGTCATCACCGGTGAAGTTGGAGGGGATTAACTGTCTCTCTTCAGGATATTTCAGtacttttttttctgtacttttcatccttttctcAAGAAAAACAATCTATCCGAGTTGTACCAGATTATTCGCCCATAAACGGAATGAGCCTTATATCATCTACAATGTCTTCTTCAACATGTTGCATATGCCCCTTGTGCAAACTAAACATCTTGActatttttatgtaattttcatTTATGACAGTGCTACAATGGCAAAGCATGATTCTGGACGTCTTGCTGCGATAGTGGTTTCTGTTGTCGGCTATGGGATAAGCTTGGTGTTCAATGCGCTGTCAGTAGTTGGGATCGGTGAGTCGGAAATCCTGTTCTTCTTTAGCAACCTTCTCTGTGACATAACTAATGGACACTGTGGGATCATTGATTAACCACAAATAATAGTTGAACATGAATTCTCTATATCTTTCCTGTAGGTCCTTATGATACCACTACAGCCAATGTGTCTGCGGTGTTTGACACCCAGATCACACCTTCAGGATGGACCTTCAACATCTGGAGCGTCATCTATGTCTGGCTCACAGCCATGATCGTCTACATCGTCTCCGCTCTTTGCAGAAAGTTGAGACCAACTCTTTATATTTCttctaaactttaaaataatgCCAACTCTTATGTGATGATAGCAAGTTGTGggaatataaaatacataaccATTGCCTGTTTGAGATGTCACTTAAGTATATTCACTTGAAGGAAATTGAACAAGTGTCAGTACCTTTAAGAGTTTGACTAAACTGACAATAAATCACAGTTCTCATAGATTGAATGTTAAACTCTGTCTTGTTGTTTTGAAGGAATGGTTATGGCTACGTTTACTGCAACCCTCCAGTGCTACCTTATGGATTCTTCATCAGCTGGTGCCTCaatctgtgttttaatattgGCTGGCTGGTCGTGTGGGACAGAGGGTGAGGTTTTCAATGGCTTCTCTGACTGTTCTCTGTGCATTAACCTTGTTGTGGTACATTTTATAGGTTTACATATCAGACAGTAAAATTAACTATGTCTTCCTCTTGTTGTTTATTGTCCCTTATTCAAGAATGATGATCGCTGCACTGGTCTTTCTCATCCTGGTCATCTGCACAAACTACTCCATGATCTGCTTCATCTGTCATGGCCTTAATGTTTACGGACCCTGGCTCAAGAAATACCACAGAGTCGACCTGTGGCTCATCCGTGTGTTGGTTAGTATAAAAAAGGAACAGAATTTGCATTTTTAAGCGTAAATACTGAGGTTTTAAAATGGTATATGCCTAAAGTGTATTTGTCAAGTGATTTGtccttcagggccaccgtaaaTTTAAGTGCACAGTGTTTTTCTCAGCAATCGTCtctacattttgaaatatttgaaattcGCAGATTCAAAACGGTGTGGCGATATACACAACATGGACAACCATCGCAACTCTGATCAACCTGACCATTGTACTGACGTATGAAGTGAAGATGTCTCCAACAGACGCTGCCACCATCTCATactctgttttatctgttgtGTTGCTCGTATGGTAAGTTTTCTTCGCCCGGAAAACCTCAAGTGTACATCAGTGAGATTCTGAAGTTAAAGTACTACGTTGGATTTTTCACAGGTTTGTTTTGGAAAACTTGGTCCTTGACAAACATGTGCGGTACATCCTCATCATCTACCCTGTTGTGATCTGGGCTCTGTCGGGAAACCTGGACAAAAACTATGATGAGGTGTCACCCGGAGTCAATGGCATCTTTATTGGTAAGACACCGtagagaatatatatatatatatatatatattatatgtgaaaaaacagaaataataatctaTATATCACATCAAAAAAAATTTGGGTGGGTTATaagagtaaataaacacaatataaagGAAAAAATTGTAATACTGAGTACTACCCTTTTACTATTTGCTGAAGTAAATACACTTAAATCACATTTGAGATACAActaacatttaaatcaaatttgtaACGTGAAACCCTCTACAAAAATGCATTTGGAGCTACTGTATGTAGCAAAAATTTTATTAGCCACAAATATCAgttaaaaaactgcattttgatCTTTCAGTTGTGCTGCTGGCCGTCGCCTCTGTGCTGTTTGCCGTCAGGATTTCTTTGGTGGTTTGGAGACACATCAAACAGCCGCTCTACGAAGACGCCAGTGCAGATGCCATGGAGCCGATGGATATCGcccagaagcagaagaagataTTTCGCtaaaccattttattttttacagtcttactataaaaaacattgatatTTCATGTCACATATCAT
This portion of the Hippoglossus stenolepis isolate QCI-W04-F060 chromosome 19, HSTE1.2, whole genome shotgun sequence genome encodes:
- the LOC118098919 gene encoding uncharacterized protein LOC118098919, coding for MAKHDSGRLAAIVVSVVGYGISLVFNALSVVGIGPYDTTTANVSAVFDTQITPSGWTFNIWSVIYVWLTAMIVYIVSALCRKNGYGYVYCNPPVLPYGFFISWCLNLCFNIGWLVVWDRGMMIAALVFLILVICTNYSMICFICHGLNVYGPWLKKYHRVDLWLIRVLIQNGVAIYTTWTTIATLINLTIVLTYEVKMSPTDAATISYSVLSVVLLVWFVLENLVLDKHVRYILIIYPVVIWALSGNLDKNYDEVSPGVNGIFIVVLLAVASVLFAVRISLVVWRHIKQPLYEDASADAMEPMDIAQKQKKIFR